One genomic window of Eggerthella timonensis includes the following:
- the nrfD gene encoding NrfD/PsrC family molybdoenzyme membrane anchor subunit — protein MTENVSAAQPAKAPAAKFGGKGLTIAIAVAAIVTVAGLALWVFQLTGGMVNTNMRNLDSWGLYITMFMFLVGLSAGGLIISSAPRVFGVEGFGGISKIAVWTSICCTVLAIGFVVVDLGQPLRLWELFAYSNLGSPLMWDIIVLGTYLILSIVYLWAMLRFEGGKGSATGLRVVSAIALVCAVLVHSVTAWIFGLQQGREMWHTALLGPWFVSSALVCGVALVLVVVIALRRAGYLQLDQKHVVKMLKLLGVFVLVDLYFFGCDLLTEAFPAGSGADIVAMLTTGALAPFFWIEVLGCAATAVIAFTPKLRTNPLIVLAAVLAIVGIFCKRVQLLVGGFQIPNLDMPAVVSGPGLADAGAALQSAGGAMVYFPSPLEFGVMAGVVGLGALLLLLGLKFLPLKPAEQSH, from the coding sequence ATGACTGAGAACGTATCGGCGGCCCAGCCCGCCAAGGCTCCTGCTGCCAAGTTCGGCGGTAAGGGGCTCACCATCGCCATCGCAGTGGCCGCGATCGTCACGGTGGCGGGCCTGGCCCTGTGGGTGTTCCAGCTCACCGGCGGCATGGTGAACACCAACATGCGCAACCTCGACTCGTGGGGGCTCTACATCACGATGTTCATGTTCCTCGTAGGCCTGTCCGCCGGCGGCCTCATCATCTCGAGCGCGCCGCGCGTGTTCGGGGTGGAGGGCTTCGGCGGCATCTCGAAGATCGCCGTGTGGACGTCCATCTGCTGCACGGTGCTGGCCATCGGCTTCGTGGTGGTCGACCTCGGCCAACCGCTGCGTTTGTGGGAGCTGTTCGCCTACTCGAACCTGGGCTCGCCGCTGATGTGGGACATCATCGTGCTGGGCACGTATCTTATCCTGTCCATCGTGTATTTGTGGGCGATGCTGCGCTTCGAAGGCGGCAAGGGTTCCGCGACGGGCCTGCGCGTCGTGTCGGCCATCGCGCTCGTGTGCGCCGTGCTCGTGCACTCGGTGACGGCTTGGATCTTCGGCCTGCAGCAGGGGCGCGAGATGTGGCACACCGCGCTGCTCGGCCCCTGGTTCGTGTCGTCGGCGCTCGTGTGCGGCGTGGCCCTCGTGCTCGTCGTGGTCATCGCGCTGCGCCGCGCCGGCTATCTGCAGCTCGACCAGAAGCACGTCGTGAAGATGCTGAAGCTGCTGGGCGTGTTCGTGCTGGTGGACTTGTACTTCTTCGGCTGCGACCTCTTGACCGAAGCCTTCCCGGCCGGATCGGGCGCCGACATCGTGGCCATGCTGACCACCGGAGCGCTGGCGCCGTTCTTCTGGATCGAGGTGCTGGGCTGCGCCGCCACCGCCGTGATCGCCTTCACTCCGAAGCTGCGCACGAACCCGCTCATCGTCCTCGCCGCGGTGCTGGCCATCGTGGGCATCTTCTGCAAGCGCGTGCAGCTGCTCGTGGGCGGCTTCCAGATCCCGAACCTCGACATGCCGGCCGTCGTGTCGGGCCCGGGGCTCGCGGATGCGGGCGCGGCGCTGCAGAGCGCGGGCGGTGCGATGGTGTACTTCCCGTCGCCGCTCGAGTTCGGCGTCATGGCAGGCGTCGTCGGGTTGGGCGCGCTTCTGCTCCTGCTGGGCCTTAAGTTCCTGCCGTTGAAGCCCGCCGAGCAGTCGCACTAG
- a CDS encoding DUF4405 domain-containing protein, with protein MKRTLLIDAAALLVYAAAATPALTGVPVHEWLGLALLVPVLVHCVLHADWVATTLVRLGRGAGPARVGHLALDAALLVAFMVVLVSGLGISGTVLQAFGLYVDGYYAWGPLHAIAAKALLALLLVHVAVHAGSLYNLLKRRGAPKALAHDDGGLSDEHRSA; from the coding sequence GTGAAACGGACGCTTCTTATCGATGCCGCAGCGCTCCTCGTGTACGCGGCTGCGGCCACGCCGGCGCTCACGGGCGTGCCCGTGCACGAATGGCTGGGCCTGGCGCTGCTGGTGCCGGTGCTCGTCCATTGCGTGCTGCATGCGGATTGGGTCGCGACCACGCTGGTGCGGCTCGGCCGCGGGGCGGGGCCGGCGCGCGTGGGGCACCTGGCGCTTGACGCGGCGCTCCTCGTCGCGTTCATGGTGGTGCTCGTGTCGGGCCTGGGCATTTCGGGCACCGTGCTGCAGGCGTTCGGCCTGTACGTGGACGGGTACTACGCGTGGGGGCCTCTGCACGCCATCGCGGCGAAGGCGTTGCTCGCCCTATTGCTCGTCCATGTGGCCGTGCATGCGGGGTCGCTGTACAATCTGCTGAAACGACGCGGCGCCCCGAAGGCGCTCGCGCACGACGACGGAGGTTTGAGCGATGAGCACCGATCCGCTTGA
- a CDS encoding 4Fe-4S dicluster domain-containing protein, with amino-acid sequence MAHYGMVIDTKRCVGCNACSMACKMTNNLPDANWWSRVLTEGGDEIDTPAGIFPDVSMRYIPVSCQHCENPACTKVCPVGATYKDPETGVVRQDYDKCIGCRMCMAACPYTGVRSFNWDEPKYSVEHAVGDADIAPHQKHTVEKCTFCYQRLARGEVPACMDLCLARARHFGNLDDPESEVSKLIKERSYEQLLASEGTKPSVYYLV; translated from the coding sequence CAATGCCTGCTCCATGGCGTGTAAGATGACGAACAACCTGCCCGATGCGAACTGGTGGAGCCGCGTGCTCACCGAGGGCGGCGACGAGATCGACACGCCGGCCGGCATCTTTCCCGACGTGTCCATGCGCTACATCCCCGTCAGCTGCCAGCATTGCGAGAACCCGGCCTGCACGAAGGTGTGCCCCGTGGGCGCCACCTACAAGGATCCTGAGACGGGCGTCGTGCGCCAGGACTACGACAAGTGCATCGGCTGCCGCATGTGCATGGCGGCGTGCCCGTACACCGGCGTGCGCTCGTTCAATTGGGACGAGCCGAAGTATTCCGTCGAGCATGCCGTCGGCGACGCGGACATCGCGCCGCACCAGAAGCACACGGTGGAGAAGTGCACGTTCTGCTACCAGCGCCTCGCGCGCGGCGAAGTGCCCGCCTGCATGGACCTGTGCCTTGCCCGCGCGCGCCACTTCGGCAACCTTGACGACCCGGAGTCGGAGGTGTCGAAGCTCATCAAGGAGCGCTCGTACGAGCAGCTGCTGGCGAGCGAAGGCACGAAGCCGTCCGTGTACTACCTCGTGTAA
- a CDS encoding radical SAM protein, with translation MSTDPLEARPTLRAWLDEYADIEADYLAQLGRWGIRIAPCDADPDAVRAAKERLRAKGARFRNGDASIVCGGLSSACVACTGGRGSKTFFLSLACNRSCYFCFNANQADYADHLRLNDAWRDEVDAFAAACGGDVTHVGLTGGEPLLHADEAVAFCAYVHERFPDAHIRLYTAGDFLDEPLLARLRDAGLAELRMSIKLDDGEDDIDDALARLALATRFIPDVMVEMPVVPGTGERMRALVHELDRLGAFGINLLEFCYPLGAWDEFGRRGFAVRNPPFPVLYNYGYAGGLPIAGSELLCLELLEFALDEGLSLGVHYCSLENKNRDQICLQNADCLPGDGVYERDEHDFFLKTMKVFDGDVPLVQRALEACGVGAFALEDEGRSLAFHPRHAAAVQGLPVVLCRSYNVLEESADGTVVRELKLEPVSC, from the coding sequence ATGAGCACCGATCCGCTTGAGGCGCGGCCCACGCTGCGCGCGTGGCTCGACGAGTACGCCGACATCGAGGCCGACTACCTGGCGCAGCTTGGCCGTTGGGGCATCCGCATCGCGCCGTGCGATGCTGACCCGGACGCCGTTCGCGCGGCGAAGGAGCGCCTGCGCGCCAAGGGCGCGCGCTTCCGCAACGGCGATGCCAGCATCGTGTGCGGCGGGCTGTCGTCGGCGTGCGTGGCCTGCACGGGCGGGCGGGGGAGCAAGACGTTCTTCCTGTCGCTCGCGTGCAACCGTTCCTGCTACTTCTGCTTCAACGCCAACCAGGCCGACTACGCCGACCACCTGCGCCTGAACGACGCATGGCGCGACGAGGTGGACGCGTTCGCCGCCGCGTGCGGCGGCGACGTCACGCACGTGGGGCTGACGGGCGGCGAGCCGCTGCTCCACGCCGACGAGGCCGTGGCGTTCTGCGCCTACGTCCACGAGCGTTTTCCCGATGCGCATATCCGGCTGTACACCGCCGGCGACTTCCTCGACGAGCCGCTGCTCGCGCGCCTGCGCGATGCGGGGCTCGCGGAGCTGCGCATGAGCATCAAGCTCGACGACGGCGAGGACGACATCGACGACGCGCTCGCGCGCCTGGCGCTCGCGACGCGCTTCATACCCGATGTGATGGTGGAGATGCCCGTGGTGCCCGGCACGGGCGAGCGCATGCGCGCCCTGGTGCACGAGCTCGACCGCCTGGGCGCGTTCGGCATCAACCTGCTGGAGTTCTGCTACCCCCTGGGCGCCTGGGACGAGTTCGGGCGCCGCGGCTTCGCGGTGAGGAACCCGCCGTTCCCCGTGCTGTACAACTACGGCTACGCCGGCGGCCTGCCCATCGCGGGCAGCGAGCTTCTGTGCCTCGAGCTGCTGGAATTCGCGCTCGACGAGGGGCTGTCGCTCGGCGTGCACTACTGCTCGCTCGAGAACAAGAACCGCGACCAGATATGCCTGCAGAACGCCGACTGCCTGCCGGGCGACGGCGTGTACGAACGCGACGAGCACGACTTCTTCCTCAAGACGATGAAAGTGTTCGACGGCGACGTGCCCCTCGTGCAGCGCGCGCTCGAAGCGTGCGGCGTCGGCGCGTTCGCGCTGGAGGACGAGGGCCGCAGCCTGGCCTTCC